Proteins found in one Arachis stenosperma cultivar V10309 chromosome 8, arast.V10309.gnm1.PFL2, whole genome shotgun sequence genomic segment:
- the LOC130945143 gene encoding transcription factor MYB102-like isoform X2: MGRLPCCDKNNGLKKGPWTPEEDLKLVHYIQKHGPGNWRSLPKNAGLQRCGKSCRLRWTNYLRPDIKRGRFSFEEEETIIQLHSFMGNKWSAIAARLPGRTDNEIKNYWNTHIRKRLLRMGIDPVTHAPRLDLLDMSSVLRSALGNPSSILNLQGLLVNPELLKLVATASLLSHQTQNLPQLINAGANSDSQQLLNHQFQIPNQTTNVIDLYINNGSSDQNIGYESVMSTPLSTPTTTPLTSSSTYVNSSNIEQEERDTYCSEVFKLEIPESLDINDFL; encoded by the exons ATGGGAAGACTACCTTGTTGTGACAAGAATAATGGACTCAAGAAAGGTCCATGGACACCAGAGGAAGATCTCAAGCTTGTCCACTACATCCAGAAACATGGACCTGGAAACTGGAGATCCCTCCCCAAGAATGCCG GTCTGCAAAGATGTGGCAAGAGTTGCCGCCTTAGATGGACAAATTACCTAAGACCTGATATCAAGAGAGGAAGATTCTcctttgaagaagaagaaaccatcATCCAGCTTCACAGCTTCATGGGGAACAA GTGGTCCGCTATAGCTGCGCGATTGCCAGGAAGAACGGACAATGAGATAAAGAACTACTGGAACACACACATAAGGAAAAGGCTGCTAAGAATGGGGATTGATCCGGTTACACATGCGCCGCGACTCGATCTACTGGACATGTCCTCTGTATTAAGATCAGCTTTAGGGAACCCCTCATCAATTCTGAATCTGCAAGGCTTGTTGGTCAACCCTGAATTGCTCAAGCTTGTAGCCACTGCATCCCTATTATCTCATCAGACACAGAATCTACCACAACTGATCAATGCTGGGGCGAATTCCGATTCTCAACAACTACTGAATCATCAGTTTCAGATACCAAATCAAACCACCAATGTGATTGACTTG TACATAAACAATGGTAGTAGTGATCAAAACATCGGGTATGAATCGGTTATGTCAACGCCTCTGTCGACCCCAACAACAACGCCTTTGACTTCATCATCAACTTATGTGAATAGCAGCAACATAGAACAGGAAGAGAGGGACACATATTGCAGTGAGGTTTTCAAATTAGAGATTCCAGAGAGTCTTGATATTAATGACTTCTTGTAA
- the LOC130945143 gene encoding transcription factor MYB102-like isoform X1 gives MGRLPCCDKNNGLKKGPWTPEEDLKLVHYIQKHGPGNWRSLPKNAGLQRCGKSCRLRWTNYLRPDIKRGRFSFEEEETIIQLHSFMGNKWSAIAARLPGRTDNEIKNYWNTHIRKRLLRMGIDPVTHAPRLDLLDMSSVLRSALGNPSSILNLQGLLVNPELLKLVATASLLSHQTQNLPQLINAGANSDSQQLLNHQFQIPNQTTNVIDLVSNNSFATTPSSYLGENLNVSQQNQVDLFENELLQYINNGSSDQNIGYESVMSTPLSTPTTTPLTSSSTYVNSSNIEQEERDTYCSEVFKLEIPESLDINDFL, from the exons ATGGGAAGACTACCTTGTTGTGACAAGAATAATGGACTCAAGAAAGGTCCATGGACACCAGAGGAAGATCTCAAGCTTGTCCACTACATCCAGAAACATGGACCTGGAAACTGGAGATCCCTCCCCAAGAATGCCG GTCTGCAAAGATGTGGCAAGAGTTGCCGCCTTAGATGGACAAATTACCTAAGACCTGATATCAAGAGAGGAAGATTCTcctttgaagaagaagaaaccatcATCCAGCTTCACAGCTTCATGGGGAACAA GTGGTCCGCTATAGCTGCGCGATTGCCAGGAAGAACGGACAATGAGATAAAGAACTACTGGAACACACACATAAGGAAAAGGCTGCTAAGAATGGGGATTGATCCGGTTACACATGCGCCGCGACTCGATCTACTGGACATGTCCTCTGTATTAAGATCAGCTTTAGGGAACCCCTCATCAATTCTGAATCTGCAAGGCTTGTTGGTCAACCCTGAATTGCTCAAGCTTGTAGCCACTGCATCCCTATTATCTCATCAGACACAGAATCTACCACAACTGATCAATGCTGGGGCGAATTCCGATTCTCAACAACTACTGAATCATCAGTTTCAGATACCAAATCAAACCACCAATGTGATTGACTTGGTGAGTAATAATTCATTTGCTACTACTCCTTCTTCATATCTTGGGGAGAATTTGAATGTGTCTCAGCAAAACCAAGTTGATTTGTTCGAGAATGAATTGTTACAGTACATAAACAATGGTAGTAGTGATCAAAACATCGGGTATGAATCGGTTATGTCAACGCCTCTGTCGACCCCAACAACAACGCCTTTGACTTCATCATCAACTTATGTGAATAGCAGCAACATAGAACAGGAAGAGAGGGACACATATTGCAGTGAGGTTTTCAAATTAGAGATTCCAGAGAGTCTTGATATTAATGACTTCTTGTAA
- the LOC130946582 gene encoding coumaroyl-CoA:anthocyanidin 3-O-glucoside-6''-O-coumaroyltransferase 2-like, whose translation MAQMENSSDNINKLVEHQFQVGVVASIENDAKINNKSFPLTFLDIPLAGPIYVKRLFFYKYPFSTNHFYQTTLPYLKRSLSLTLQSFFPLAGNLLCPPPPHKPFIQCTNEDSVAFTVVESSLDFNLLASNNPKSINDLRTLAPNLVGKAMHHDHDSGDDDTLVFPILALKATVFANRGVCIAINYCHVMDDRSCGQFMKSWSSLCGTIIRNGEEVESTLLDKYLPPPPCFDRGVLKDPKGLESIFLNDYFRERQSFKDKVVSQSQTGSLRAEEEEDYVKATIVFGRKEMEGMKRFALNELKKSNRSEAPQYLSSFVVTCAFLWSTLVKTKHRDEEENDAKEDCIRFAADVRERLEYPIAENYFGNCITRCHARLKRKELKGKDGFVNAARVIDKAVNDMKEEPFRGAENWKSTFIKLFVLGNSGLLVAGSHKFGVYDTDFGFGRPVKVEMLHSFRVMSIADTGDTEKGGIEFGMVFTKAEFQCFQHKLQQGLPVFA comes from the exons ATGGCACAAATGGAAAATTCTAGCGATAATATTAATAAGCTAGttgagcatcaatttcaagttGGTGTAGTCGCATCaattgaaaatgatgccaaaatcAATAATAAGTCTTTTCCCCTCACATTCCTTGACATACCTTTAGCTGGTCCAATCTATGTCAAACGCTTATTCTTCTACAAATACCCTTTTTCCACCAACCATTTTTACCAAACTACCCTTCCATATCTCAAGCGTTCTCTCTCACTCACCCTCCAAAGTTTCTTCCCTCTTGCCGGTAACCTCCTTTGTCCACCACCGCCACACAAGCCCTTCATTCAATGCACAAATGAAGACTCCGTGGCCTTCACCGTCGTCGAGTCTTCCTTGGATTTCAACCTTTTAGCAAGCAACAACCCGAAAAGCATCAATGATTTGCGTACCTTGGCTCCCAATCTGGTAGGCAAAGCCATGCATCATGATCATGATAGTGGTGACGATGACACACTCGTGTTTCCAATTTTGGCCTTGAAAGCCACGGTTTTCGCAAACCGTGGCGTTTGCATTGCCATAAATTATTGTCACGTCATGGACGATAGGTCTTGTGGTCAATTCATGAAATCTTGGTCTTCTCTTTGTGGAACAATAATAAGAAACGGTGAAGAAGTTGAATCAACGCTTCTAGACAAGTACCTACCACCACCGCCATGCTTCGATAG GGGAGTGTTGAAGGATCCGAAGGGACTGGAGTCCATTTTCTTGAATGATTATTTCCGCGAGAGGCAAAGTTTCAAGGACAAAGTTGTTAGTCAAAGTCAAACAGGAAGTCTTCGAGCAGAAGAGGAAGAGGACTACGTTAAAGCGACAATCGTATTTGGTAGAAAAGAGATGGAGGGAATGAAAAGGTTTGCGCTGAATGAGTTAAAGAAAAGCAACAGAAGCGAAGCGCCGCAATATTTATCATCTTTCGTTGTGACATGTGCTTTTTTATGGAGTACCCTGGTTAAAACAAAACACAGAGATGAAGAAGAGAATGATGCGAAAGAGGATTGTATTCGTTTCGCAGCTGATGTTAGAGAGCGTCTAGAGTATCCGATTGCGGAGAATTACTTCGGAAACTGCATAACGAGATGCCATGCAAGGCTGAAGAGGAAGGAGCTGAAAGGGAAAGATGGGTTTGTGAATGCGGCAAGGGTTATTGACAAGGCTGTAAACGACATGAAGGAGGAGCCGTTTAGGGGTGCGGAGAATTGGAAGTCAACGTTTATCAAGTTGTTTGTGTTGGGGAATAGTGGGTTGCTTGTTGCTGGGTCCCACAAGTTCGGTGTGTATGACACTGATTTTGGGTTTGGAAGGCCTGTTAAAGTGGAAATGCTGCATTCCTTCAGAGTTATGTCAATTGCGGACACTGGTGACACTGAAAAAGGAGGGATTGAGTTTGGGATGGTGTTTACAAAAGCTGAATTTCAGTGTTTTCAACATAAGCTTCAACAAGGACTTCCAGTCTTTGCTTAA
- the LOC130945836 gene encoding uncharacterized protein LOC130945836, with amino-acid sequence MYVVRKDGVCMISDRHESIRAAVNRFGGNWQPPRAWWMFCIRHIDSNFLRAFKVPHLQNLIVNIGYSRTVEEYNINYKRLEEQSEAYARWCDAIGLRHWVLAFDEGHRWDYMTTNLVECINSVLKDARNLPALALVRATHYRLNELFTPKSAETHERKRAGYTYSVFAQQWIEASMQQDGNIVVHRFDRRNEVFEVRKMTTEKVLVVDLARRTCDCGHFQVERIPCRHVIACCANQRLDWQLYVHDMYKMTEVRKVYRFEFTPLGDPETWLAYERPTLVTNPALRRTSKGRPKLT; translated from the coding sequence ATGTATGTTGTTAGAAAAGACGGCGTGTGTATGATCTCAGACCGACATGAGTCAATACGGGCAGCAGTAAATCGTTTCGGTGGCAACTGGCAACCTCCAAGAGCATGGTGGATGTTTTGTATAAGACACATCGACAGTAACTTCTTAAGGGCATTCAAAGTCCCTCACTTGCAAAATCTTATTGTCAACATAGGGTATTCAAGAACGGTGGAGGAGTACAATATCAACTATAAGAGGTTGGAAGAGCAAAGCGAGGCATATGCCAGGTGGTGCGATGCCATTGGACTCAGACATTGGGTATTGGCATTCGACGAGGGACATCGATGGGACTATATGACAACGAATCTTGTCGAGTGCATTAACTCAGTGTTGAAGGATGCCCGTAATCTACCTGCGTTAGCGCTGGTCCGAGCAACACATTATAGGTTAAATGAACTTTTTACGCCGAAGAGTGCCGAGACTCACGAACGCAAGCGTGCTGGATATACGTACTCCGTATTTGCGCAACAGTGGATAGAAGCAAGTATGCAACAGGATGGGAATATAGTTGTGCATCGCTTTGATAGACGAAATGAGGTGTTTGAGGTGCGCAAAATGACTACTGAAAAGGTGTTAGTTGTTGATCTTGCGCGACGAACGTGTGACTGTGGGCACTTTCAGGTTGAACGAATACCATGTCGCCATGTTATTGCTTGCTGTGCTAACCAGCGTCTCGATTGGCAGTTGTATGTACATGATATGTACAAGATGACGGAGGTTCGTAAAGTATATAGGTTTGAGTTCACACCATTAGGTGATCCTGAGACATGGCTTGCTTATGAGAGACCCACATTGGTCACTAATCCCGCGCTGAGGCGAACATCTAAAGGTAGGCCCAAACTGACCTGA
- the LOC130946668 gene encoding coumaroyl-CoA:anthocyanidin 3-O-glucoside-6''-O-coumaroyltransferase 1-like, protein MENHHSKHKLVEQTQVGLAKAYHDNDDPKIKSLPLTFLDLPFTGPIYVRRQFFYNFPFSTNHFYQNTLPTLKLSLSLTLQRFFPLAGNLLCPPPPHKPFIQCTNEDTVTFTIIESASNFDHISSNDPKSVKDLDHLVPTLMDKATHDKSDDTIVSPLVALQVTVFSNRGLCIAITYCHVIDDRCCGHFMKFWSSLCGIINLEETIDSTLLKKHYSLLPCFDREILKDPNELEAVLLKDYFNERALWKDKLVAQSQNGESILEEDYVKTTIVFGREGIEAMKRFAMNKLKKSNGYKAPQYLSTFMVICGFVWSSLIKTTRHDDNNEGGEEEEEEHFHFPADCRNNNLLGYPIPITYFGNCITQCQTKLKRMELKGEDGFVNAVKVIEKGINDMKSSPFRGAENWKALFMKLFVLGTSAFHVMASHKLGVYETDFGFGRPKKVEMVHSSKAISLAESGHVEGGVEVGLVLKRVHYQRFVHVLKQGLQILMNN, encoded by the coding sequence atggaaaatCATCATAGCAAGCATAAGCTTGTGGAACAAACACAAGTTGGTCTTGCAAAAGCATACCATGATAATGATGATCCAAAAATCAAATCCCTCCCCCTTACATTCCTTGACCTACCTTTTACAGGTCCAATTTACGTTAGACGCCAATTTTTCTATAACTTCCCTTTTTCCACCAaccatttttaccaaaatacCCTCCCAACCCTCAAACTCTCTCTGTCTCTTACTCTACAACGTTTCTTCCCTCTAGCCGGGAACCTCCTATGTCCTCCACCACCCCACAAGCCCTTCATTCAATGTACCAATGAAGACACCGTCACCTTCACCATCATCGAGTCGGCTTCGAATTTCGATCATATTTCAAGCAATGACCCCAAAAGTGTCAAGGATTTGGATCACTTGGTTCCAACATTAATGGACAAGGCCACACATGACAAAAGTGATGACACGATCGTGTCACCACTTGTGGCCTTGCAGGTCACGGTTTTTTCAAACCGTGGTCTTTGCATCGCCATCACCTATTGTCACGTGATAGACGATAGGTGTTGTGGCCATTTTATGAAATTTTGGTCTTCTCTTTGTGGAATAATAAATTTGGAAGAAACTATTGACTCAACACTCTTAAAGAAGCACTATTCATTACTACCCTGTTTTGATAGGGAAATATTGAAGGATCCTAATGAGCTCGAGGCCGTTTTGTTGAAAGACTATTTTAACGAGAGGGCATTATGGAAGGACAAACTCGTAGCTCAAAGTCAAAATGGTGAATCAATATTGGAAGAGGACTATGTTAAAACAACAATTGTGTTTGGTAGAGAAGGCATTGAAGCAATGAAAAGGTTTGCGATGAACAAATTGAAGAAAAGCAACGGATACAAAGCGCCGCAATATCTATCAACCTTTATGGTGATATGTGGTTTTGTATGGAGTAGTTTAATAAAAACTACAAGACATGACGATAACAatgaaggaggagaagaagaagaagaagagcatTTTCATTTTCCAGCTGATTGTAGGAATAACAATCTACTCGGATATCCAATTCCAATTACTTACTTTGGGAATTGCATAACACAGTGCCAAACAAAGCTTAAGAGGATGGAACTTAAAGGAGAAGACGGTTTTGTGAATGCGGTTAAGGTAATAGAAAAGGGTATAAACGACATGAAGAGTTCGCCGTTTCGGGGTGCGGAAAATTGGAAGGCATTGTTCATGAAGTTGTTTGTGTTGGGGACTAGTGCGTTTCATGTGATGGCTTCGCACAAGTTGGGTGTGTATGAGACTGACTTTGGATTTGGAAGGCCTAAGAAAGTTGAAATGGTGCATTCATCAAAGGCTATATCTCTTGCTGAAAGTGGACACGTGGAGGGAGGGGTTGAGGTTGGATTGGTGTTAAAGAGGGTCCATTATCAAAGATTTGTTCATGTTCTTAAACAAGGGCTTCAAATCCTGATGAATAACTGA